One window of Hoplias malabaricus isolate fHopMal1 chromosome 16, fHopMal1.hap1, whole genome shotgun sequence genomic DNA carries:
- the pycr1b gene encoding pyrroline-5-carboxylate reductase 1b, with translation MSVGFIGAGQLAHALVKGFTSAGVIAAHRITASSPDTDLPTVAGLRKMGVNFTTSNKEATHKSDVLFLAVKPHIIPFVLDEIGPDIEDRHLIVSCAAGVTISSIEKKLMQYRADPKVMRCMTNTPVVVREGATVYATGTHAEVEDGKLLEQLMGSVGFCTEVEEDLIDAVTGLSGSGPAYAFTALDALADGGVKMGLPRRLAVRLGAQALLGAAKMLLDSEQHPGQLKDQVCSPGGATIHALHFLESGGFRSLLINAVEASCIRTRELQSLADQENISPAAIKKTTLDKVLQQPGISSSSGDTKSKVNLFNNRSGVKKV, from the exons GTGTAATTGCAGCACATCGGATCACAGCCAGTTCCCCAGACACAGATCTGCCAACCGTGGCTGGACTCAGG AAAATGGGGGTGAACTTCACAACCAGCAACAAGGAAGCCACGCACAAAAGTGATGTTCTCTTCCTGGCGGTAAAGCCCCACATTATCCCCTTCGTTCTGGATGAAATCGGACCAGACATCGAAGACCGGCACCTCATCGTCTcctgtgctgctggagtcacCATTAGCTCTATTGAGAAG aaACTGATGCAGTACCGTGCAGACCCTAAGGTGATGCGCTGTATGACTAACACTCCGGTGGTGGTGCGAGAGGGGGCCACAGTGTACGCCACGGGGACTCATGCTGAGGTAGAGGATGGAAAGCTGCTGGAGCAGCTTATGGGCAGCGTGGGCTTCTGCacggaggtggaggaggaccTGATCGATGCCGTGACTGGCCTCAGCGGCAGTGGACCAGcttat GCTTTTACTGCTCTGGACGCTCTGGCTGATGGAGGGGTTAAGATGGGTTTACCGCGGAGGCTGGCAGTGAGGCTGGGAGCACAGGCTCTGCTG GGTGCTGCTAAAATGTTGCTGGACTCAGAGCAGCACCCAGGGCAGCTGAAGGACCAGGTGTGTTCACCAGGGGGCGCCACCATCCACGCCCTGCACTTCTTGGAGAGCGGAGGCTTCAGGAGCCTTCTCATCAATGCTGTGGAGGCATCGTGTATCAGGACCAG AGAGCTGCAGTCTCTCGCCGACCAAGAGAACATTTCTCCTGCTGCTATCAAAAAGACCACACTGGACAAAGTGCTCCAGCAGCCGGGCATCTCCAGCTCGTCAGGGGACACCAAGAGCAAAGTCAACCTCTTTAACAACAGGAGTGGAGTCAAGAAAGTCTGA